One Mycolicibacterium sp. TUM20985 genomic window, GATCCACGCCGACGCCCGATGGGCGAGAGCCGTCGCCGACCTCGCCGTGGACGAGCAACGTCCCATTCGCCTGGTGACCGTCACCGCGGCCACCACCGCAGGCGGCCGCACCCGGGCTCAGGCCGCCGCGCAACTCGCTCGAGCCGGCCGGGCCGCCACCGGCGACCTCGTGTGGGCGTTCGCGATCAGCGCGGAATCCGAGGACGTCCCGGCGCGATTCGCCGCGCACTTGGCCTGTAGCCCCGAGGCCGTCAGCCTGGCGGGCGCCGAATTGGCCTCGCAGACGAGCTGGTTCGGCCTGCGTAGCCACCCGCGCCCCATCGGCAGCATCAGCTTCGGCGGGCCCGCCGTGCCTGGCTGGTTCGACGACGTGCTTCGAGAGATCGTGGCACCGCGGTGACGACTCCCGCGGCAAGGCCGACCCGAATCGTCGATACCCACGTCCACCTGTGGGATCCGGCACGCACCGATTGGTACCCCTATCTCTCGACGGGGCAGGCGCAACTCGACATGGGTGACGTCACGGGGATGAGCCGCCGCTTCGACGCCGCGACCTACATGGCCGAGTCCACCGGCTGGAACGTCGAGAAGCTGGTCAACGTCGCTGCAGCCACCGGGGGGCACTCGATCGCCGAAACCCTCGAGCTCGATCGGCGAGCGAATACCGACGGTCATCCGGACGCGATCATCGGAGGGCTGCCGCCCACCGATTCGGTCGCCGATGCAGTGGCCGCCCTGGACGCCCAGCTGGCGGCATCGCGGTTCCGCGGCGTGCGCCCGATGGGAGCGGTCGAGGGATCCCTTCCGCAGCCGGAAGTGCTTCGCGCCCTTGCCGAAAGGGCCCTGCTGTTCGAGGTGATGTCACATCCCGATCAACTGGTGGACATCGCCGGGGCTCTGGAGGCGCACGGTGACCTGGTCGTGGTCATCGAGCACGTGGGCTG contains:
- a CDS encoding amidohydrolase family protein translates to MTTPAARPTRIVDTHVHLWDPARTDWYPYLSTGQAQLDMGDVTGMSRRFDAATYMAESTGWNVEKLVNVAAATGGHSIAETLELDRRANTDGHPDAIIGGLPPTDSVADAVAALDAQLAASRFRGVRPMGAVEGSLPQPEVLRALAERALLFEVMSHPDQLVDIAGALEAHGDLVVVIEHVGWPRNGSDAERTLWAEGIDALAGLGDNVFCKLSGLAMPLASMAVEAQAPWLEYAIDAFGVDRCMFGSNFPVDGMHGTLDQLLTTFSTITAGLDAVARDKVLAANAERVYRC